Proteins encoded in a region of the Teredinibacter purpureus genome:
- the bioC gene encoding malonyl-ACP O-methyltransferase BioC, with product MTDIETPGNAEKSTTVINDSLTKLLRKKEVAPTNPIADRSVLVFLHGWGCDSRMWDSFLPTLLEAIGDERDMVFIDLPGFGFNRDLSVIDSEELLLQLSRQLPSNTTLIGWSLGGMIATQLASRHPEKVGRLITIASNPCFVRDESPAGVGKRPWKHAMEPETYTDFCESFVRDSDATIKRFFALQTMGDSERRTVGDLLKNGQDFNAEEQQQAWHQSLGYLADIDNRTAMRTLPQPGLHIFGKGDALVPFGASRMVQRLAPSHWVETIAGAGHAPHLSHPRHVAAAINSFLEHQPSRLSQRKKRIANSFSSAAKQYDTLARLQKRVVDSLVEFSVGTDDSVGQTLLDLGCGTGYCMERMLQEFPAIAQPEGRIHALDIAEGMLEQAEQKFDDLGLGEQIQWHLGDMESLPFVDGTFDGCISSLTVQWSENLQQLFEEVYRALKPSGWFAFSTLGPETLFELKSAWQQVDEFAHVNQFMPLESIKEVAEQAGFTIVAYKSETPVLYYHDVIDLMRELKGIGAHTINEGRQQGLMGRSTFSRLQQAYSAWLDPDRGLPARYEVYYLYLRKA from the coding sequence ATGACTGATATAGAAACGCCGGGTAACGCGGAAAAGAGCACGACTGTTATTAATGACAGTCTCACCAAATTGTTGCGCAAAAAAGAAGTGGCGCCCACCAACCCTATCGCCGACCGTTCTGTACTGGTGTTCTTGCATGGGTGGGGTTGTGACAGCCGCATGTGGGACTCTTTTTTACCTACCTTACTGGAAGCCATTGGCGACGAGCGCGACATGGTCTTTATTGACTTGCCCGGTTTCGGTTTTAATCGCGACTTGAGTGTTATTGATAGCGAAGAGCTACTGTTGCAACTATCGCGACAGCTTCCGTCTAACACAACGCTCATTGGCTGGAGCCTTGGCGGAATGATTGCTACGCAACTGGCGAGCCGTCATCCAGAAAAAGTAGGTCGTTTAATTACCATAGCCAGTAACCCGTGTTTTGTTCGCGACGAGTCTCCGGCGGGTGTGGGAAAAAGACCTTGGAAGCATGCCATGGAGCCCGAAACCTATACGGATTTTTGTGAGAGCTTTGTGCGCGATAGTGACGCAACCATTAAACGGTTTTTTGCGTTACAGACAATGGGGGATAGCGAGCGTCGTACGGTAGGTGATTTGCTGAAAAATGGCCAAGATTTTAATGCCGAAGAGCAGCAGCAAGCGTGGCATCAATCGTTGGGATACTTGGCGGATATCGACAACCGCACGGCTATGCGTACCTTGCCGCAGCCTGGCCTACATATTTTTGGTAAAGGCGATGCCCTCGTGCCTTTTGGTGCAAGTAGAATGGTGCAACGCTTGGCGCCAAGCCACTGGGTAGAGACCATTGCCGGCGCGGGTCATGCCCCGCATTTAAGTCATCCTCGTCATGTGGCGGCTGCGATTAATTCATTTTTAGAACATCAGCCTTCGCGTTTAAGTCAGCGTAAAAAACGCATTGCTAATTCTTTTAGCAGTGCCGCTAAGCAGTACGATACGCTTGCGCGCCTGCAAAAACGTGTGGTCGATTCTCTGGTGGAGTTTAGCGTAGGAACGGATGATTCTGTTGGCCAGACGTTGCTCGACCTTGGTTGTGGTACCGGTTATTGCATGGAGCGCATGCTGCAAGAATTTCCCGCTATCGCTCAACCAGAAGGTCGAATACATGCGCTTGATATCGCCGAAGGCATGTTGGAGCAGGCCGAACAAAAATTTGATGACTTAGGTTTGGGGGAGCAAATTCAGTGGCACCTCGGTGATATGGAATCGTTGCCGTTTGTTGATGGCACCTTTGATGGGTGTATTTCGAGTTTAACGGTTCAGTGGAGTGAAAATCTTCAGCAGCTGTTTGAGGAGGTGTATCGAGCGCTTAAACCAAGTGGCTGGTTTGCGTTTTCAACACTCGGGCCAGAGACGTTGTTTGAATTAAAATCGGCTTGGCAACAGGTAGATGAATTTGCACATGTTAACCAGTTTATGCCGTTGGAAAGCATCAAAGAAGTCGCTGAACAAGCGGGCTTTACCATTGTTGCCTACAAATCTGAAACGCCTGTACTGTATTACCATGACGTTATCGATTTAATGCGTGAGCTTAAAGGTATTGGGGCACACACTATTAATGAAGGACGGCAGCAAGGGCTAATGGGGCGCAGTACGTTCAGCCGTTTGCAGCAGGCCTACAGCGCGTGGCTAGATCCCGATCGTGGGCTGCCTGCACGCTATGAAGTTTATTATTTATATTTGAGAAAAGCCTAA
- the bioF gene encoding 8-amino-7-oxononanoate synthase: MNLDKTLKPQLEERRDQHRYRSRRVVESPQSAVIQENGVELLNFCSNDYLGLANHPEVIAALQHGAGQWGVGSGASHLVNGHSEEHHKLEEELAAFTGRERALLFSTGYMANIGVINALVGKGDLVLQDKLNHASLIDGGLLARADFARYPHSDMAHLEKRLQASKHARKLIVTDGVFSMDGDLAALPDMATLAAEYGAWLMVDDAHGFGCLGKEGAGSVELFGLNQHQVPVLVGTLGKAFGTFGAFVAGSEVLIETLIQYSRSYIYTTALPPAVAAATRKSLALLRKNNAKRQHLQQLIVQFRAGCAQLGLALMDSDSPIQPVMVGGDQQALNMARHLHTKGCWVSAIRPPTVPEGTARLRVTFTAEHTPSQVAQLLEAFAYAQTQEQE; the protein is encoded by the coding sequence TTGAATCTAGACAAAACCTTAAAACCACAGCTCGAAGAGCGTCGTGACCAACATCGCTACCGTTCGCGCCGCGTGGTGGAATCTCCTCAGTCGGCGGTTATTCAAGAGAATGGCGTAGAGTTGTTAAATTTTTGCAGCAACGACTACCTCGGTCTAGCCAATCACCCCGAAGTGATAGCCGCTCTACAACACGGTGCAGGACAATGGGGGGTGGGCAGTGGAGCCTCACATTTGGTCAATGGCCACAGTGAAGAACACCATAAGCTCGAAGAAGAACTCGCCGCCTTTACGGGCCGTGAGCGTGCGCTGTTATTTTCGACTGGCTATATGGCCAATATAGGCGTCATTAATGCGCTGGTAGGTAAGGGCGATTTAGTGTTGCAAGATAAGCTTAATCACGCCTCCCTTATTGACGGTGGCCTTTTGGCTCGTGCCGACTTTGCTCGATACCCGCACAGCGATATGGCCCACCTCGAAAAGCGTCTACAAGCCAGTAAACACGCACGAAAGCTTATCGTTACCGACGGGGTGTTCAGTATGGACGGCGATCTCGCCGCGCTGCCGGACATGGCCACATTAGCCGCTGAATATGGTGCTTGGTTGATGGTAGATGACGCCCATGGTTTCGGCTGTCTTGGCAAAGAGGGGGCAGGAAGTGTCGAACTCTTTGGCTTGAATCAACACCAGGTACCGGTATTGGTTGGTACTCTGGGCAAGGCATTCGGTACTTTTGGTGCGTTTGTCGCAGGAAGTGAGGTGCTAATCGAGACCCTTATCCAGTATTCACGCTCGTATATATACACCACAGCACTGCCGCCTGCTGTCGCCGCAGCCACACGTAAAAGTTTAGCGCTGTTGCGTAAAAACAACGCAAAACGCCAGCATTTACAACAGCTTATCGTCCAGTTTCGCGCAGGTTGTGCGCAATTAGGGCTGGCACTTATGGACTCTGACTCCCCTATTCAGCCTGTAATGGTAGGAGGAGATCAGCAAGCGCTGAATATGGCCCGCCACCTGCACACAAAAGGATGCTGGGTTAGCGCGATACGTCCACCGACGGTACCGGAAGGTACTGCTCGATTGCGGGTAACGTTCACCGCAGAACACACGCCATCACAAGTGGCCCAACTACTCGAAGCCTTTGCTTACGCACAGACGCAAGAGCAGGAATAG
- the bioB gene encoding biotin synthase BioB: protein MNVAANTLRNNWKRAEVQQLFDLPFNDLLFQAQLVHRQHFNPNEVQVSTLCSIKTGACPEDCAYCPQSARYDTGLEREKLMAVEKVLEEAKAAKASGATRFCMGAAWRSPKAKDMQYVTSMVKGVKDMGMETCMTLGMLSAEQATELSDAGLDYYNHNLDTSPEFYDSIITTRIYQDRLDTLDNVRSAGMKVCCGGIVGMGEEENDRVGLLLELANMKEHPESVPINMLVKVEGTPLAEQADLDPFDFIRTVAVARLLMPASHVRLSAGREDMNDQMQALAFLAGANSIFYGEKLLTTPNPEANKDMQLFSRLGIKPESREELHTEQEQNEAIADQIVEAKMDQFFYDAAN, encoded by the coding sequence ATGAACGTAGCCGCTAATACTCTTCGCAACAATTGGAAACGTGCTGAAGTGCAGCAATTGTTTGATCTGCCCTTTAACGATCTACTTTTCCAGGCCCAGCTGGTGCATCGCCAGCATTTTAACCCCAATGAAGTACAAGTTAGCACGCTCTGCTCAATTAAGACGGGCGCTTGCCCTGAAGATTGTGCCTATTGCCCACAAAGCGCTCGTTATGATACCGGCCTAGAGCGTGAAAAGTTGATGGCGGTAGAGAAAGTATTGGAAGAAGCTAAAGCGGCTAAAGCCAGTGGTGCTACGCGATTTTGTATGGGGGCCGCTTGGCGTTCCCCTAAAGCGAAAGATATGCAGTATGTCACCTCCATGGTAAAGGGCGTAAAAGACATGGGCATGGAAACCTGCATGACGCTGGGAATGTTATCTGCCGAGCAGGCGACTGAGCTAAGCGACGCAGGGTTGGATTACTACAACCACAATCTTGATACCTCGCCAGAATTTTACGACAGCATCATTACTACCCGTATTTATCAGGACCGACTAGACACCCTGGACAATGTTCGTTCGGCGGGCATGAAAGTGTGCTGTGGCGGCATTGTAGGTATGGGCGAGGAAGAAAACGATCGCGTGGGCTTATTACTAGAGCTGGCGAATATGAAAGAGCACCCAGAATCGGTGCCGATTAACATGTTGGTAAAGGTTGAGGGTACGCCCTTGGCAGAGCAAGCCGATTTAGACCCATTTGATTTTATTCGCACCGTAGCCGTAGCGCGCCTGTTAATGCCTGCATCGCATGTTCGGTTGTCGGCAGGCAGGGAAGATATGAATGATCAAATGCAAGCGTTGGCATTCTTGGCCGGTGCCAATTCCATTTTTTATGGCGAAAAACTGCTCACTACTCCTAACCCCGAAGCGAACAAAGATATGCAGCTGTTCAGCCGCTTGGGCATTAAACCTGAATCTCGCGAAGAGCTGCACACAGAGCAAGAGCAAAATGAGGCGATTGCCGACCAAATAGTAGAAGCGAAGATGGACCAGTTTTTTTACGATGCGGCGAATTAA
- a CDS encoding ComF family protein: MTFHKTIQQALQKTLSLLLPNHCLLCDDPCSDALCEQCQRDLPTLVLSCEICSVPLTATGICGECQQHKPSYDASVIPFLYAGHLPTLINQFKHRGQRRVGTLLTSMLENSLAKTSDKPDLLVPVPLHWRHLALRGFNQSEIIAQQLSKQTAIPLAHPLKKRRATRHQQQLTRKQRLANNRHAFYLKQACSVRHVGLVDDVVTTGATAEILAQMLKRNGVDKITVCALARTPKQQ, from the coding sequence GTGACATTTCACAAGACTATTCAACAAGCGCTTCAGAAGACTCTTAGCCTACTGCTGCCCAACCATTGCCTTTTATGCGATGACCCCTGCTCTGATGCGCTTTGCGAGCAGTGTCAAAGAGATCTCCCTACCCTTGTGCTCTCTTGCGAGATTTGCTCTGTACCCCTAACGGCCACCGGTATTTGCGGCGAATGCCAACAGCACAAGCCAAGCTACGATGCGAGTGTTATTCCCTTTTTGTATGCCGGTCATCTACCAACACTCATCAATCAATTTAAACACCGAGGCCAGAGACGCGTCGGCACACTACTCACAAGCATGCTAGAAAACTCACTAGCTAAAACCTCCGACAAACCAGATCTTCTCGTTCCAGTGCCATTACACTGGCGGCACTTAGCCTTACGTGGTTTTAATCAATCAGAGATTATCGCGCAACAACTGTCAAAACAAACCGCCATCCCGCTTGCACACCCGCTCAAAAAACGTCGTGCAACACGCCACCAACAACAATTAACCCGTAAACAACGCCTCGCCAATAATCGGCACGCCTTCTACCTGAAGCAAGCGTGCTCTGTGAGACACGTAGGCTTGGTTGACGACGTTGTTACAACCGGCGCAACCGCTGAAATTCTCGCGCAAATGCTAAAACGTAATGGTGTCGATAAAATTACGGTTTGCGCGCTCGCTCGAACCCCAAAGCAGCAATAA
- a CDS encoding diguanylate cyclase domain-containing protein, giving the protein MIPRSSISTSLKKANLTDICATALLVIASSVLLGWALEYKPLTSFSWQSDLPTMKGNTAISFLMLGMGLLGLRRGYQPLVTFCAACILLVAGSAQIEYFFDVNLGINDIFFDDKWSLRNHGRMSLASATGFCIASVLLVSHDALSEEHPQLYSVLVLIFLAEPLIAINIYTANMESIIRLSFFSSYSLPTTIAFMLFIIGLIGITKTGMCGLLHSKDSAAQMFRVCLLTLALGVLIFSAALSALIKMHYLNSSLATALFNTALLLLMLFLMSRSHQRLQLAPVISASTAEKLSFGVHEKALIEVLSASDDGILLVDQRRRILTVNEGTTRIFGWAPEDLVGKPIEHLVPERFRKSDAAQFHDFLLSNERCRNFDTRGKALGLTQRGHEKALAISLYKCKKISSKGNTEDLHVLNDDGVAPVISSENIVYVAAIFRELSGLETEIADFNSRHFIDRLTGLPNHQEFLRYCRQFSEYDPRKSDHFLSILVIDLDNLKRVNERYDREFGDRVLQTITTTLKHRLRTTDKLFRNLKDEFILISVNTPLNEAELMAERMRTSVKVSPTKLDGKNIYVTCSIGVSATNKRDLNLKTCVNQLITYLHETREGERDHVKTLSA; this is encoded by the coding sequence ATGATTCCACGCTCATCGATCTCGACATCACTCAAGAAAGCGAACCTCACCGATATTTGTGCCACCGCTCTACTTGTCATCGCTAGCTCCGTTCTACTCGGGTGGGCACTAGAATACAAACCTCTCACCTCTTTTTCTTGGCAATCCGATTTGCCCACAATGAAAGGCAATACGGCCATTAGTTTTTTAATGCTTGGGATGGGGCTATTGGGCTTACGGCGTGGCTATCAACCTTTAGTAACATTTTGCGCGGCGTGTATTTTACTGGTTGCTGGTAGCGCTCAAATAGAATATTTTTTCGATGTTAACCTCGGCATTAACGACATTTTCTTCGACGACAAATGGTCATTGCGTAATCACGGCAGAATGTCCCTCGCTTCAGCCACAGGTTTTTGCATTGCCTCCGTACTACTGGTTAGCCATGACGCGCTTTCAGAAGAACACCCCCAGCTGTATAGCGTGCTCGTGCTCATCTTTTTGGCTGAACCCTTAATCGCCATAAATATCTATACCGCAAATATGGAATCTATTATTCGTCTTTCGTTTTTTTCATCTTATAGCTTACCTACCACCATCGCCTTCATGCTATTTATTATCGGGTTAATCGGAATAACCAAAACCGGAATGTGCGGCCTACTACACAGTAAAGATAGTGCGGCTCAAATGTTTAGAGTGTGCCTTCTTACTCTAGCGCTAGGGGTTCTTATTTTTAGCGCAGCGCTCAGCGCCCTTATCAAAATGCATTACCTTAATTCCAGCCTCGCCACAGCGCTCTTCAACACAGCGCTACTTCTGTTAATGCTCTTTTTAATGAGCCGCAGCCACCAGAGGTTGCAATTAGCACCGGTTATATCCGCTAGCACTGCAGAAAAGCTCAGTTTTGGCGTGCACGAAAAAGCCTTAATCGAAGTATTAAGCGCTTCGGATGACGGCATTCTTCTCGTTGATCAACGCAGGCGCATACTCACTGTAAACGAGGGTACTACGCGTATATTCGGTTGGGCGCCGGAGGATCTGGTAGGCAAGCCAATTGAACATCTTGTTCCCGAGCGATTCCGTAAAAGTGATGCCGCACAGTTTCACGATTTTCTCCTCTCAAATGAGCGCTGCCGAAATTTTGATACCCGCGGAAAAGCTTTAGGGCTCACCCAGCGGGGTCACGAAAAGGCGCTTGCTATCTCGCTTTATAAATGTAAAAAAATATCCAGCAAAGGCAACACGGAAGACTTGCACGTACTCAATGATGACGGCGTTGCGCCAGTTATTAGCAGTGAAAACATTGTTTATGTGGCCGCGATATTTCGAGAACTCAGTGGATTGGAAACCGAAATAGCAGATTTCAATAGCCGGCATTTCATTGATAGGCTCACAGGGCTGCCAAACCACCAAGAGTTTTTACGTTATTGCCGGCAATTTTCCGAATATGACCCCCGTAAAAGTGATCATTTTCTCAGCATTCTAGTCATCGATCTCGACAATCTAAAACGCGTAAACGAACGTTATGATCGAGAATTTGGCGATAGGGTACTTCAAACCATCACCACCACACTGAAGCATCGCCTTCGCACCACGGACAAATTATTTCGCAACCTGAAAGACGAGTTCATCCTCATTTCCGTCAATACGCCCCTAAACGAAGCCGAGTTAATGGCCGAACGTATGCGCACCTCGGTAAAAGTGTCGCCCACCAAGCTGGATGGAAAGAATATATATGTCACCTGCTCTATTGGTGTAAGCGCCACCAACAAAAGAGATCTAAATTTAAAGACCTGCGTAAACCAGCTCATCACATATCTACATGAAACCCGTGAAGGCGAAAGAGACCACGTAAAAACCCTCTCCGCATAA
- a CDS encoding serine/threonine protein kinase, whose amino-acid sequence MTQTPFENLNPDKVIDAIESHGYLSDLRVFPLNSYENRVYQFGVEEGEPIIAKFYRPQRWSDEQIQEEHAFSLELAEMEIPIVAPIKNDKGISLFHFDEHRFSLYPRRGGHAPDLGDLETLYRLGQQLGRLHAIGKIKPFKYRPTLDLQSYAINSRDFLMSNDFIPQTLTEAYSTLSQHLIDRMQQVFSETPYETFRIHGDCHPGNILLRPESLWIVDLDDARNGPAIQDIWMLLSGDYPQKCQQLAEVIEGYEEFCEFDRREIPLIETLRTLRLMHYAAWLARRWSDPAFPQAFPWFNSERYWSEHILELREQMSALDEPSLRLSDV is encoded by the coding sequence TTGACACAAACACCGTTTGAAAATCTCAACCCTGATAAAGTGATAGATGCTATAGAAAGCCATGGGTATTTGTCTGATTTACGGGTATTCCCGCTAAACAGCTATGAAAACCGCGTTTATCAATTTGGGGTTGAAGAAGGCGAGCCCATAATCGCGAAGTTCTACCGCCCCCAAAGATGGAGCGATGAACAAATTCAAGAAGAACACGCATTTTCTCTCGAGCTCGCCGAGATGGAAATCCCGATTGTGGCGCCCATAAAAAACGATAAAGGGATTAGCCTTTTTCATTTCGATGAACATCGGTTTTCTCTGTACCCTCGGCGCGGGGGGCATGCGCCCGATCTTGGCGACCTCGAAACGCTGTACCGTTTAGGCCAGCAGCTCGGCCGTTTACACGCTATTGGCAAGATTAAACCGTTTAAATATAGGCCTACGCTCGACCTACAAAGCTACGCGATTAACAGCCGCGACTTTTTGATGAGCAATGACTTTATTCCGCAGACCCTCACCGAGGCCTATAGCACGCTAAGCCAACACTTGATTGACCGCATGCAGCAAGTTTTTTCAGAAACCCCCTACGAAACATTCCGGATTCATGGCGACTGTCACCCTGGCAACATCTTATTGCGGCCAGAATCTCTCTGGATAGTAGATTTGGATGATGCGCGTAACGGCCCTGCCATACAAGATATCTGGATGCTGCTATCAGGCGACTACCCTCAAAAATGCCAACAACTCGCAGAAGTCATTGAAGGTTATGAAGAGTTCTGCGAGTTTGATCGACGCGAAATCCCCTTAATTGAAACTCTCCGCACGTTGCGCTTGATGCACTATGCCGCGTGGCTAGCCCGCCGCTGGAGCGACCCCGCCTTTCCTCAAGCATTTCCTTGGTTTAACTCAGAACGTTATTGGTCTGAGCATATACTAGAGCTACGTGAACAAATGTCAGCGCTGGACGAGCCATCGTTAAGACTTTCCGACGTTTAG
- a CDS encoding MmcQ/YjbR family DNA-binding protein yields MTEADVIQHALKRPEAIEDYPFGPEARVFKVRAKMFGLISYCTWQHHNGVARLNLKCDPQEALMLRDVFDAVLPGYHMNKTHWNSVMLDGSIPSAEIERMIDRSYGLIIKGLRKPERHAMEVRWGKDVLFR; encoded by the coding sequence ATGACCGAAGCCGACGTTATACAGCATGCACTGAAACGCCCTGAAGCCATCGAAGATTACCCCTTCGGCCCAGAGGCTCGCGTCTTTAAAGTGCGCGCGAAGATGTTTGGCTTAATTTCGTACTGCACGTGGCAACACCATAATGGCGTTGCCCGGCTCAACCTAAAATGCGACCCTCAAGAAGCACTGATGTTACGCGATGTTTTTGACGCAGTATTGCCCGGCTACCACATGAACAAAACGCACTGGAACTCTGTGATGCTCGATGGTTCAATCCCATCTGCTGAGATTGAACGAATGATCGATCGCTCCTACGGGCTGATTATTAAAGGGCTACGCAAACCTGAACGACACGCCATGGAAGTTCGCTGGGGCAAAGACGTACTGTTTCGATAA
- the gnd gene encoding decarboxylating NADP(+)-dependent phosphogluconate dehydrogenase: MKELSDIGLVGLAVMGENLILNMANKGFTVTAYNRSTAKVDAFMAGRAQGKSIRGAHSVEELVQSLAKPRKVMLMVKAGAPVDAFIEQLLPYLDAGDIIIDGGNTHFPDTNRRVELCESKGILFVGAGVSGGEEGALTGPSIMPGGSNAAWEHVKPIFQGISAKVEDGTPCCDWVGDNGAGHFVKMVHNGIEYGDMQLICEAYQVMKDLLGMSADDMHEVFAEWNDGELDSYLTEITRDILKVKDEDGAPLVDKILDTAGQKGTGKWTGVAALEMGVPLTLIGEAVFARCLSAQKEERVAASKVISGPTPNFTGDKKAFIEDLRNALFAAKIVSYAQGYVLMREAAKEYNWELNNGGIALMWRGGCIIRSAFLGNIKEAFDNNPQLANLLLDPYFQQRVEAAQQGWRNVVAAATINGIPAPTLTSALSYFDGYRTARLPANLLQAQRDFFGAHTYERIDKPRGEFFHTNWTGRGGNTASSTYNA, from the coding sequence ATGAAAGAACTCTCAGACATCGGCCTAGTCGGCCTCGCCGTTATGGGCGAAAACCTGATTCTTAACATGGCGAACAAAGGTTTCACTGTTACCGCCTACAATCGCTCAACCGCAAAAGTCGATGCCTTTATGGCAGGCCGCGCCCAAGGCAAAAGCATTCGTGGCGCTCACTCTGTTGAAGAGCTAGTTCAATCTCTCGCCAAACCACGCAAAGTTATGCTGATGGTAAAAGCCGGTGCCCCAGTCGACGCCTTTATAGAACAATTACTGCCGTATTTAGACGCTGGCGATATTATTATTGATGGCGGCAATACCCACTTCCCCGACACCAATCGCCGCGTAGAGCTGTGCGAAAGCAAAGGTATATTATTTGTAGGAGCGGGCGTTTCCGGTGGCGAAGAAGGCGCGCTTACAGGCCCCTCTATTATGCCCGGCGGCTCGAACGCAGCGTGGGAACACGTCAAGCCCATATTCCAAGGTATTTCTGCAAAAGTTGAAGATGGCACACCCTGCTGTGATTGGGTGGGTGACAACGGCGCAGGTCACTTCGTTAAAATGGTACACAACGGTATCGAATACGGTGACATGCAGCTTATTTGCGAAGCCTATCAAGTGATGAAAGATTTACTCGGTATGAGTGCCGACGACATGCACGAAGTCTTCGCTGAATGGAACGACGGCGAACTCGACAGCTACCTCACCGAAATTACTCGCGATATTCTTAAAGTCAAAGACGAAGACGGCGCTCCACTCGTCGACAAAATCCTAGATACCGCCGGCCAAAAAGGTACCGGCAAATGGACAGGCGTCGCCGCACTAGAAATGGGCGTACCTTTAACGCTTATCGGCGAAGCCGTATTCGCACGCTGCCTTTCGGCACAAAAAGAAGAGCGTGTTGCAGCCTCTAAAGTTATTTCTGGCCCAACGCCTAACTTTACTGGCGACAAAAAAGCCTTTATCGAAGACTTACGCAACGCCTTGTTCGCGGCAAAAATTGTTTCTTACGCACAAGGCTACGTACTGATGCGTGAAGCGGCTAAAGAATATAACTGGGAATTAAACAACGGCGGTATTGCATTAATGTGGCGCGGCGGCTGTATTATTCGTTCAGCCTTCTTAGGCAATATCAAAGAAGCCTTCGACAACAATCCACAACTGGCTAACTTGTTGCTCGACCCTTACTTTCAGCAGCGCGTTGAAGCCGCCCAGCAAGGATGGCGTAACGTGGTCGCGGCGGCCACTATCAACGGTATTCCAGCGCCTACATTAACCTCGGCGCTTAGCTATTTTGACGGTTATCGAACGGCCCGCTTGCCCGCTAATTTGCTGCAAGCGCAACGTGACTTTTTCGGTGCTCACACGTACGAGCGCATCGATAAACCACGCGGTGAGTTCTTCCACACCAACTGGACCGGTCGCGGCGGCAATACCGCATCGTCTACTTACAACGCTTAA
- a CDS encoding carbohydrate binding domain-containing protein — MLGKHRKTRGVLVGLIALEVLLGYMYWVFAEVRGPLLPAPHSFASWDAVIHNDQRDGGASVIAVGEATYGLDFTYTLSSSGQYPYADFIMAFDKLERAERLLDLSEYSRVAFKVKCAHENVLSFNLRLFEPNHTLPEDYHSYRVSTSWFSCSNRWTSVEINLSDLRTPVWWHDANNIPLSNQAFQLDQILAISFGGERRGPVDIETNVNIIDLVLLGGNWRYASVALLLMVIVLAGGGYWLWVLCRNTGSVLDTGGASI; from the coding sequence ATGCTCGGTAAACATCGAAAAACCCGTGGGGTTTTGGTAGGCCTAATAGCGTTAGAGGTGCTCTTAGGCTACATGTATTGGGTGTTTGCTGAAGTGCGAGGGCCACTTTTGCCTGCACCGCATAGCTTTGCGTCATGGGACGCGGTTATCCATAACGATCAGCGTGACGGAGGGGCTTCTGTTATTGCTGTTGGCGAAGCCACTTATGGCTTGGATTTTACCTATACGCTTAGCTCTAGTGGGCAATACCCCTACGCAGATTTTATTATGGCCTTTGATAAGCTTGAGCGCGCGGAGCGGTTGCTAGACCTCAGTGAATACTCCCGTGTAGCGTTTAAAGTAAAGTGCGCACATGAGAATGTGTTGTCGTTTAACCTCCGTTTGTTCGAGCCTAACCATACCCTCCCCGAAGATTACCATTCCTACCGTGTGTCGACGTCTTGGTTTTCGTGCTCCAACCGCTGGACAAGTGTTGAGATTAATTTGAGTGACTTGCGCACACCCGTTTGGTGGCATGATGCCAATAATATACCGCTATCAAATCAGGCTTTTCAGCTGGACCAAATTCTTGCGATTTCGTTTGGGGGGGAGCGGCGTGGGCCAGTGGATATTGAGACAAACGTTAATATTATTGATCTGGTTTTGCTTGGCGGAAATTGGCGGTATGCATCTGTAGCGCTCTTGCTCATGGTGATTGTGTTGGCTGGAGGAGGGTATTGGTTGTGGGTGTTGTGCCGCAATACGGGTTCAGTTCTCGACACAGGTGGAGCCTCGATATGA
- a CDS encoding glutathione S-transferase, translating to MQLYYSATSPFARKVNMMLHYTGQIENTELVLTNFESDELRRLNPLGKIPALVDGKTTLADSPIICEYLDEHYEQAGNRSVFHCGRSSYYAVQSAHALADGLVQAAVNIVFENKRTTEPSQYWINRWQLAVETAVKNVDLKTIGSASDVNIATIATIAALGYLDFRLDHYLWRQWNTPLANWFDSLKSEPWVTATTPHQ from the coding sequence ATGCAACTGTACTACAGCGCCACATCCCCTTTCGCCCGTAAGGTCAACATGATGCTCCACTACACGGGCCAAATCGAAAACACCGAATTGGTGCTCACCAATTTTGAGAGCGACGAACTGCGACGGCTCAACCCGTTAGGTAAAATTCCCGCCCTAGTCGACGGCAAAACCACCTTGGCTGATAGCCCCATCATTTGTGAATATCTTGACGAGCACTATGAACAAGCCGGTAATCGTAGCGTTTTTCACTGTGGTCGCAGCTCCTACTATGCCGTGCAATCAGCACACGCCCTTGCCGACGGTTTAGTGCAAGCCGCCGTGAATATCGTATTTGAAAATAAACGTACAACCGAACCCTCCCAATACTGGATTAATCGCTGGCAATTAGCCGTAGAAACCGCCGTTAAGAATGTCGATTTAAAAACCATTGGTAGCGCAAGCGATGTCAATATTGCGACCATTGCGACCATTGCCGCCTTAGGCTATTTGGATTTCCGGCTCGATCATTACTTATGGCGACAGTGGAATACCCCATTAGCGAACTGGTTCGACTCCTTAAAAAGTGAACCCTGGGTAACGGCCACAACCCCCCACCAATAA